The nucleotide window GCGTAACGGCGGCGCGATCGCCACCTCGCGGGTGCGTTTCGTCTTAGTATTCTGCGCCCGATAGACCAAGTGAGACTTCAGCACATCCTCCGCTTGGAGCTGCACCACCTCGCCAATTCTTGCAGCAGTATAGTAAGCAATTTGAAAAATCAAGCGATGGGGTTGGGGCAACTGAGCAAACACCCGATCGAGATCGTCTGCTTGTAAGACGGCAGCTTGACCATTGCGATCGACCTTAGGCATCAGTTCCTATTCCAGTCTTTTACGAACTCAATTTTACTGAAAATTCAGGGGTTCTGGCCTCTGACCGGAACAAACCCCTCAAAAATCAGACTCTATTGAGAATCCATGCCCTCAATTGAGAATCTTGAAAATCTCACTCAAGCCTTGCGATCTAGATGAATCAATTCACGAAATGTTGCACTTGTAGTAATGCTCAAAAAATCAATAGTAGTTACGATTACGACTGTAGTTTCTTAAACGCCATCATTGAGATTGAGATCATTTTGAAACCATAGATTATCATCCTAAAATCTTCGGATACCCAATCGGCACAAACTTTGCCAGGTTATTAATCACTAAATCCCCAACCCGCACCGCTACCCCCGTTGGTTGACCATTGACTAAAAAACAAGAAAATTGCTGACTATAGGTTTTTCCCTCCAGTTCCAGCACAGGCATCTCAACATACTGCTGATACACCTTAGGAAACACTGCGTATTCGGGGGCAGGATTAAACAACGTTGCTTGCTCAGTCCCTTTCACGATTTCCACTTCACTCCCCTCCCGGCCAAACGTGGGCTTGGCGACATAGGGCGGTTTCAACGCATCAGGCGTCATGTAGGTGGGCAGAAAATGACGCTGGACTGTCTGAGACAACGCTGAATCGTTCTGCTGACCGTACAACTCAGTACTGAGGGCCAACAACGCTTTGTTCTGAAGCACCATGCAATTTACAGGGTTGATTAACGCAAGCTTGCGATCGAACACTAACGGCTCCAGCGCTGCCCATAGAGAATCCCCCGTTTGCGGATCTCGGTCTTCAATCATCCATTCCGTCGGATAGACCCGATAGAGGATATCGATCGGCTCGTCTTCATCGTCATAGGCGGCTGTTTCATCCATCGAAATCGATTCGATCGGGCAGAACCAAGCTGGATGCTGGGAAAGAGACGCGAGATATTCTGCGGTGCCCACGTCTTCGGGTGCATCCCCGATCGCCGCAAAGATAACATTGCAGTTCTCCAAATCCTTGCCGATCGCCGCCGCCGCCAGCTTGAGGTAATCATTCAAGCCATCCCGAAGTATCTGTTCTGAGTGGGCATTGGGATCGTCATACCCAAAGTGCCGAGCCACTAACCCATTCATCTTGAAGGTTTCCACGATAAACGTCGCAACCTCCGCATTGCACTCTAGGAGGTAGATGCCCTCTGGGGTCACAGCAAAATCACACCGCGCAATGAAGGGGGGTTGAGCCGTCGATCGCAACAGATCAAACGTCTCTGGAAAGTAGCCATACGCCAACAACTGCTCATCACTGAACCCCTGCATCACTGAACCCGCACTGAGCAATACCTGCCAGACCGCCTGCGCCGCCTGCTGTATTGCCTCGATCAGAGATGGCTCTACAGGAATCACCCCGTAATAGGCGTAGTCCTGCGGCTCATACCAACTAAAACTGTCCCGATACTGCTCAAAAAACGCACGACGTTCATTACCCATCAACCACCACCACTCGATCTGCTCCAACCAAATCCACTCGATCGCGAAGGACTGCTACGGGTATGGGAGCGGACAAAGGTTCCGTCACTGCGCGTATGCCCTTTAACTTCCACTGAGCCGCCGCCTGCACTAGAAGTCATCACGGGAGGCGGGGCCTTGGGATATCGACGTAAGCGAGATTCGCGATAGCGTTGAACCACGGGAGAGCTGCTGATATTGGAGGCAGTGGTCACTGCTGGAACAACCGGGATATCTGCTGAAGCGATGCTGATGTCTTCCTCCGCTGTGAATGCATCCACGGGAAAGTCTTCTACTAACAGAGCCACCTCATCACTGCAAATACCAGGTAATTCAGCTTGTGCAGCCTTACAGTTTTTTAAGTTCGCGATCGCAGACTTAGCGGATTGTAGATTGCGTTGCGCGATCGGCAGAAATTTCGAGGCATCTTCTGAAACCGTTGTATTGCCGGGAATTTCCCGCAACAGCAGCACAATCCGACTCCATTGGGTCGCGGCATTCAGCAGATCGGCCATCTCTAGGGGGAACTTATCCTTAGTGTTGTTCGCAACGGTCTTCGCAGTTGTTAACACCGTTTCCATCTTCCGCACGGACTGCTTCTCTCGCACGAGCCACTGGTCTACCTGGGCTTTCTTGGGACGTAGTGCCTTCAGACCCTGCTGGGCTTGAGCGTAATTTGGACTCTGGGCGGGTATTTTTTCTAGGAGTCGAATGGCCTGCCCCCACTTATCGGCGGCATTCTTCAACCGTTCCTCAGGATGGGGAGGATTATTTGCAATCTCTAAGGCTTGATTATCCAGGTCTACAGCTTTCTGGAGGTTTTTAGAAATATCACTTTCTTCGCTAATTCGTTGATTTAGTTTTTCCGCCAAGGGACGAAGCTGTTTCAGTTGCTCCTGGGCTTGCGGGTATCCCATCAGTGGAAGATTGGGTATAGCTTCCAGTAGTTGAATATTGCTTTGTAGGCGCTGCTGCTGGGCCTTGAGGTTGTCTAAATTATTGTTCTTGCTGACATCTCCGACCTCTGCTAACAGGCGGGGCGTTTGGTCAAGCGCTTGTTTTTGGGCGGCTAAGGATTGCACCCATCGCGTGGCATGGGGGAAGCCAACAATACCCAACAGTGTCAATATCCCTGCTATGAGAAGGGGTTTGGGTTTCATAGTTTAGTTTGCGGTGAACGAATAACATGGGGGATTAAAGAATAGATACACCGCTAGCGGTTATTCTTCCTTAAGAAGAAGAACTCATATTCTAATCATAAAAATCACTTCGAGGTTATTCTTCCCCAGCTCCTAGAACCAACAACTTCACCCGTGCTAACTGCGTCCGGAGCTTGGCCCATTGCCGGAAACTCTCCGCCTTTTGCTGTGTACCCCATCGAACAGGGTAATGGTTTGTATTTGCTCATTTGGCTATAGAATCACACAGTTTCTTGTCCTCGGGGGAGACGTTGGGATTGCTTTGTAGGTAGTCGTGGAGCCAGTGGCAGCTTCGGGTCATGAGGTTATCGAGATCCAGATTCCACAAAATGACTGTCTTGTCCGCACTGCCACTCGCAATTGTCTTGCCATCAGGGCTGAAACTCGCGCTAGACAACGAATCGCGATGACCTGGAAGAGTTGTGAGGATTTGTCCATCTATACTCCATAGTTTGATGGTTTTGTCTCGACTCGCACTAGCAATTACATGCCCATCTCGGTTGAAACCAACACTTTGAACTCCATCACTGTGGAGCATTGTTTTTAGTAGCTGACCATCTATACTCCATAATCTCACGGTTGCATCCCAACTACCACTGACAAGCATCCTGCCGTTCGGACTGAAGTTCACGCTGTATACATCGCCAGTATGACCTTGGAGAGTTTTGAGTAACTGTCCTTCGCGAGTCCACAGCTTTATCGTCTTATCTTTACTCCCACTAGCGATGATCCTGCCATCCGGACTGAAGTTCATGCTGTATACATCGCCAGTATGGCCTTGGAGAGTTTTGAGTAACTGTCCTTCGCGAGTCCACAGCTTTATCGTCTTATCTTTACTCCCACTAGCGATGATCCTGCCGTCCGGACTGAAGTTCACGCTGTATACATCGTCAGTATGACCTTGGAGAGTTTTGAGTAACTGTCCTTCGCGAGTCCACAGCTTTATCGTCTTATCTTTACTCCCACTAGCGATGATCCTACCGTCTGGACTGAAGCTTACGCTAGTAACGTTTTTGCTATGACCTTGGAGGGCTTCAGGTCCACGTCTTTGTAAGATCCACAGTCTCACAGTCTTATCTCGACTTGCACTAGCAATCATACTCCCGTCTGGACTGAAACTTACACTCATAATAGGAGCGAGATGTCCTTTCAGGGTTTTCAATAGGTTTCCTTCTACACTCCATATTTTGACTGTCCTGTCCCAACTCCCACTAGCAATTATGTTCCCATTTGGACTAAAGCTAACACTCTCAATCCCATCGCTATGCCCTTTAAGAGCCTTCAGGAACTGACCACTCTCCACACGCCATAATCTGACTGTTTTTTCTTGCTGTCCACTAGCACGGGCAATCAGCCTTCCATTCGGGCTGAAACTTATACTGTTGACCTCATCATCATGCCCTTTAAGAGCCTTCAGGAACTTACCGTTCTCCACACGCCACAACCTGACTGTCATATCATTGCTTCCACTAGCAATCAGTTGGCTATCGGGACTGAAACTCACACTTTTGACCCCATCTGCATGGCCTGTGAGGGTTCGTAGTAAACGCCCATCCACACTCCATATCTTGACCGTCTTGTCATTCTTCCATCCTCCACTAGCAATCATCGTGCCATTGGGACTGAAACTCACACTTTTGACCCCATCTGCATGGCCTGTGAGGGTTCGTAGTAAACGCCCATCCACACTCCATATCTTGACTGTCTTGTCCCAACTCCCGCTAGCAATCATCGTGCTATTGGGACTGAAATTCACACTTGTAACTATGCCAGTATGACTTTCTAGCCGGTTTTTCTCCTGTATTCCATACACAATTTCACGCAATGTTCCAATGAGCATCATCCGCAGATCGGGGTTAGTATCCTGTCCTAAGTTTTTCAATGTCTTTGCTGCATGGGTTGCTTCTAGTAATGCATCTAAACCCATGCCATCGAGCCAAAGACGATCAGCATGCACTCTCTTAGCGAGAGTATCTAACTGCTGTTTCTCCCCCTGTACTTGCTGTTTTTCCTTCTGTACTGTTAGGTACTGCGACCATCCAAAAATTGCCAACGGTAGTGACAAAACCAATAACACCGCTGCCAAGACCATTGCTGTCCGTTGTAGTCGTTTCGCCCAGTTCACCGGCCAATGGCGCTGAATCCACCCTAAGTCAAACACCTGCCGATAAATCCGGTTCCGCATCCGCAGTACTCGACCCTCTCGCCACACCACCCCCGACATCTTCAGGTGAGACTTGATAATCGACTGCTCCTCATCCAGCACATCCCTCCCCTTCCACACATCCCGATAGACCGTCAATACCTGCTCAATATCCGGTGCCCGCTTGGTCAACATATCCCGCACAAATTGCAGATTGTTGTCCTGCTCACTTCTCGCCCCCAAAAACGTCTCCGTCACCAACTGCTCGATCTCCACCGGATCAAACCCCTGTATCAACCCATCCCGATAGGCCGCCGCAATCACCGCACAGAGCCGCTGGGTCAAATAGGGGTGCCCATTCGTCCAGTCCAACACCTCCTGCAATACCCGCCTCGCCTCCGCTTCAGGCAATCCAAATCCCTCTGCCAAGGGCAACGCCTCCGCCAACGTAAAATCTGTCAAATCCACCCGACGGCCAATATTAAACGGCGTTCGCTTTGCATCCTGAATTAAATCCCCCGGCGTCGCCACTCCAATCAGCACAAACGATAACTGCCGAAACGCTGGAACCTGTGCCCGTGCTACATATAGATACCGAATCGCCGCAAAAAAGTCGTCCGTAAACTCCAATGTCAGCGTCGAATCAATCTCATCTACAAACACCACTACGGGTTCCGCCACTTCCGCCAACAGCACCCGCTCACAAAACAACGTCAACCGCTGCGACAAGCCCAGATGTTCGTGGGCCTGCCACCACTCCACCCCATCTGTGTCCAGCATCAGTTGATCCGTCAGCTTCACCACCAGACCCAGATACCACTGCTCAGCCGTCACCTTCGAGCCGAGATCCTGCAAATCCACGATCGCCGATCTCACCCCTTCCTCTTCCAGAGTCTGCGCTGTCCGCACCATTAAACTTGACTTCCCCATCTGCCGAGGCGTCAACACATAGGCAAACACACCCTCTTGACACAGCGCCAGCAGATCCCTATCCGCCGCCCGAGGAATATATACTCCCTCCTCATTGGCCTGAACCGTTCCCCCGACAGTATAGATGTTGCTGTCAGCCATGCAAGTGCTCCTGGAAAAAGGCTGCATAAAGTTGACAACGCGGTACAACACGTTGTCCATCCCGGCGTACTAATCCTGCTCCCCGCAACCGGAAAAACAGCCGTTCATCTTGACAGGTCTGCTTGTTCAGCACTTGTAGCAGTCCGTGCACCAGTTCCTGCTTGTCGTGCATCCGAAACAGGTGATAGCGCAAATGATCCCCAAACGGCCCCCGCTCATGGGCAGCCTGTTCAAATAAATGGTCGATCGTGATTTGCTGCGTTGCCACCAAATACAGCGCCCGCCGTGTCAGGTAGGGATGCCCTCCTAACAACTCCATCAACTGCCCGACCTGAGTTAAGCTCAGCGGAGATCCATGGCGCTGATTGAGTACCATCACCTGCTCAGCATTAAAATCTGTGAGTTCCAGCACCTGCCCCACGTTAAACGGCGACTGGTTGAGGTTATCAATCAACTGGTACGGCTCCGTCGAAGTCACCAGCGCCAAATCCAACTGCTTCCACACTGGCATTGTGGCGCGGCTATTATGCCAACTTCGCAACATGCTAAAGAAGTCTGATCTAAACTCGGTGTCAAAAATGCATTCCACCTCATCCATCGCTAAGACCATCGGCACGCCTAATTCCTTCAGTAGGTAGCGCTGCACATAGCGAGTACAGTTTTGGCAATGCCCTAAGGCATCATTCCACAGCTCCTGCACCCGATCGTCCATCTCCAATACATCGGTGAGCCACACACAGAACTGCCGAAAGAATTGATTAGCATCGGTTAAAGCCGTTTTGTCAAAGAGTTGAAAATCCAGAAAGGCAACTCGCTTATTCATCGCTCCCGCCGCCCCGATTGTTCGCAAGAGTAGCGAACTCTTCCCCATTTGACGCGGTCCTTTGATAGTGATGGTTACCCCTTGGCGTTGAATCGTCTTCAATGCGATTTCATCAGCTTCCCGCTCAACATAGAATGCTGATTCTGGAGCCATTGTTCCTTCTGGCATTTCCAGTGTTGGTATCGGTTGAGCAAAGGGTTGGGGTTGGGGAATCGGAGAAGGCACACTGGCTTGAATTAAATCTGCCTTCGCTTGGGCTGTCTCAATGGAGAGTGAGTTGCCCGCGATCGCCCGCCGTAACTCTGCTAGTAGTCGTTCGGTATCCTGTGGATCCTGCCAAAAAGCCCAATTAATTTCGTTTAAATAAGCACTTAAGGGATACTGAAACGGTTCCTGATAGGCCACCCGTACAGGTAGAAGCTTAGGCTTACCATGCTGCTTCCCCAGATGATATGCCGTCTCAATTTCCCCCTTCACCATCTCACTACTGACTGAGTAGCCAGACAGCAAGGGAATGAAATAGTCTGCCTGTCGCAGTTCAGCTTCAATCTGTGCGGCCCACTGTGTCCCAACCGTCATCGTCTGGTCAATAAAGACTGAATAGTCTTGGCTGAAAGCACGAAAAACTTCTAGTGCAACAGGTTCATCCGGTGTTACTCCCCGTTTGTAACTGATGAAGATCCGGATAGTTGAGCGCGATGACGTTTCCATTAGACCTTGAGATGCGGCAGTTCCCTATTTTTTCAGCCTAAGTCATCTATCGATTTTCTGTACCCTGATAACGTTTCTTATTGTTGCGTTACTCAATGCAGCCTAAACAATACCGGTTGATTAGGAAAGTAGACGGGGGAGCGCTTGATTTAGGTTATGTGGGCATCATCGACGAGGATGGATAAACTGACTCGGCTAAGAGCACATTCGTCAGATTGGTGGGAGTACGTCTTAATTCTTGGCCCAACTACTAACAGTGGGCCTACTCGCCATACTTAGCTTTTAAGCTCTCAAGCCACCGCTTACCCTCTCCAAATTTGCGGCCACCGGCACCAAACTCAAAGACATCACGAATGGTTGCAGTGGGTGAGAGGTTCAAAGCTTGCAACGCAGCCCACAGAGCCTGTTCTCGATCGGCTTCCAGCCATTGCCCCACGGCTTTGGCATCCTCCTTTTGGCCCTTGGTAATCAGCAAATTGATTGCATTGATTAATGCGGTTTTTAGCTCATCTGAGGAGGGTTCATAGGCATCGTTGTCATCAAATGACGGCTCCTCAATGTCCGTGCTGAGTAAGGATTCTAGGAATTGCCGATCGACGGTTTGGGGTGGGGGACTAGAGGTCGTGGCTACAAGTTCGATCGGATCACCATTGTTATCCAACTCGGGAACCGAAGCTGGGAACCATTCACCGTTGGAGTATACCAGGGCAGGGCGTTTGACCCCTTCTAAAGCGTGGGTGAGACGGTCGCGCAGTCCTTTGTTTTGTTGAACCCCGAGCTTGAGCATACTGGTGTCTTTCATGGCTTTCCCGATGCCTTCACGACCCGGAAAAATCAGCGTCATTTCATCGCGGGTTTCAGCATTGCTGCCAAAGACCTCGGAGTTCATATTGGTGGATACTTGGCAGAGCCGACGGCGGATTTTTCGGGTAACAGATTCGTAATTAAGCTTCCACTCCTCAACGGTCTTAGCGACCTTTCGGCCTTGGGACTGGAGGCGTTTTAGCGTTGCTTTACCTTCCTCTAAGACAATCAGCCGAGCAGGAAAATCACGTTTGCCCAGACGATACTGTGCAATATCTTGCGTGATGAATTTATTATCCTCCGCCATTCGCGTCACCATTTGTGCATAGTCATAGAGGACTTCACAGCCTGCCCAGTCTGCCTCAGACCCATAGATATCAAAGACGGTGATGGAGGCATTAAGAATATGCTTACCAAGGTACTTAACCAGGACGGACTTACCGCCTCCCATCTTGGCAACCACCCCTAAAATGGGATGCCGATCGGCGTCTCTTAGGTCATGCCAATCAAAAAAGGGGATTTCTTGGGTCGTTGATAATACCGATGCTGGAGCCGTCGATACACCTTGAGAAGCCTCCGGGGGGGGGCCTGAGGGCTCGGAGCCATTCCCCGTCGGGTTCACAGTCTCAGCCGCAACGTCCACCACATAATCCGCCATCCACGGATTCTCGGCATAGAACTCTTCAGCTGCTTGGAACTGTGCCTTGAGCTGTTCCCCTTGCAGTCTGGCATCGGCATAGATTTGACGGTTTCTGATGGCGATCTGTGCGTCAATATCGTCGAGGTAGGCATGTCTCCGCTGTTGTTCCACCTGGTACAACAAAGCGGAGGACAACGCCATCGATGAAGCTGCTGCTGCTAACCGTAATGGCAGTAACTGAGTGCCCCCGATCGACGCGATCGCGGCTGTCAAAATGGATCCTCCCATCAGAAGACCCATGGTCATAGGACGTTGGGCCATTAGGAACCTCCGAGCAGTAAGTCCCAGTGGGCCAACAACACAGCCGCCAAGCTCGCCAGACTCATGACCCAGAATTGGGCATCCCGGTACGCGATCGCAACGATCGTCAATGCTAACAACCCAAACGTGCCAACAATCCAGCAGAAGGGCGCAAATAGCGGAATAGTACGACTCAGCAGAAAGAGGAATAACCCCGAAGAAAGCACCATCAGAATTCGTGCAATTTGGTGCATTGCGTCAATTGTTGTGAAGCCAGGATGCTGCTGGTGCTGAAATTGATAATCCTGAAATTCGGAATACTCATCATTAAACAGTGGAAACATTTCCTACAACCTCTTAGCAAGAAACAAGAAACAAATGGAGCAATCTTAGCGACCAAACCAATTCACCATACGATCGAACCAGCCAATCCCACGGCCATGAGCCCCTTGTGTCCCATGGGTCAGGAGTTCCATTCTGCGTTTTTGCTGGTTGGCTTGCAGATTGTCTACCATCATCTTGGTGCGCGCGATCGGAATACGTTCCTGCTCCTTGCGCTCTGCACGGCGATGTTTCATGGCGATGAGTTGCAAGGTGGTTTGGAAATTCAACTCGCCCAGTGCTTGCTGGGATTGTTGTTCCGCACGCATAATGCCAATTTTGCGGTGAGCTTCCTGATTGAGGTGCTGAAGGTGGCTGCGATAGCCTTGGTCAGCCAGCCATGCATCCAATACTGCCTTGTCGATTTGCTTGGCGGCAGTGGTGCCCGCTTTGAGGATCCTCTGAACAAACTGTTCATATTCAAGCTGGCCTTGAATCAGGGCTTCAAAGTGCTGCTCTAAAATCGGAAGAATCTGCTGTAAGTCTTTCATGCGCTTGGCGCGATCGGCAAATTCGGCCAACTCAAGATCGCTCATTTCACCAATGCGAGCTAAGTCAATGCCAAATAGGCGATTTACGGATCTCAGCGCTGCACCTCCGTGGGAGGCCACATGGGAATGAATGTTGTGGTTTCCCCGCCCGCCGCCTGATTGCTGGGCATATCGACCAGGGTTAGGCGTGGTGGGAATAACTGTGGGTAGTCTGCCGGGACTGTGAATTAGGTTGGGCATAGTGAGAACTCCTGAAAGAGATGAGAATTAAGCCGAGACCCAGTAAGCAAATGAACAGCGACGCCACTCGCACCCAGGCTTCGGTGGTGGTGTCTTTGGGAACCGGTAAACCATAGATGTTGTTGAGCGCGTCAATGAGGCCATCATCGTCGCCGCTGTAGTGAAAGGTGGTTCTGTCAGGCCGAATATCAATTTGACAACTCACATGCACGGGGCGCGGGGCGATTGGGAAAGGGGCGATCGGGGGCGCGGTAACCAGAGGTTGCTCCACTAGCGGAGTCTCATTCACGGTTTACTCTCCCTTTGGTGGCGTAATTGGTTGATGGCCTGGAGCCGCAATTGCCCTCGGGTAATGCCTTCTGCCGTTTCGGTTTCCCAGTGATTCACCACACACCAAGGATCGCCATAACAAGGAGACTTGGGAGACTGAGACTCTTTGACCGCTGTATTCCACACATCACGCGCGATCGCACTAAGAACAACGTTGGTATCTTGGTTGTCTTCCGCCTTGTGAGCACCGGGGATAGAAGCCATTCCACCCACGATCGTCACGCAGGCACAACCGATACAGAGCCAAGTGGTTCCTCCCCAATCCAAAGGGTTAAATTTAGCTTGCATAGGTCACCTCATAGATGGCGAAAAGGGTGCCCATTGCAGGAATGATGAACGGAGAGAGAGAGTAGGTAATCATGGCAAGTCCCGCCATGCAAACAACTGCGCATGTTTTACGAATGAGGCTTTCCATCAGTGATTTCCTTCACGACTTTGATAGCAGTAATCACCAAGGGAATCGCAGCGATCGGACTGAGCGGAAGCACTAAACTCAGGACAGCGTAGCTTAGACATCCTAGTAAAGCGCCTGCGGTGGTGATTCCCCTGGCCCGGTGATGAACTTGCAGCGAGATCAATCCATGGAGCTGACCGATCGCTTCTAGGCGGGGCGTCAGATCTGGAACCCTGAAAGGATCCCGGCCAAAGGGCGTTGATTGGCCTCCCGATCGGCTTCCCACTGTTCTTCATCAATCCAGGCTTGAATTTCGTCCACAGTCAGGTCAGTCCCTAACGCTGTAAAACGGGAACCGAAGTCCGTCCAAAGGGTTTCAGCGGTTGCTTGAGAACTCCCCAGAAACTGGTCGTATAGTTCGCCTTTAAGGGATTCAAGTTCCGCATCCAGAACAACAGCATCCGCAATGTGGGTAAGAGGTTCGTGCAGACCTCCAATCATGGCTGCAAATTCGTGGAGTCCTCCAGCCACATTAGACATAAAGCTGTTGGCATAGCTGTGGAGATAATTGTCGGAATCGGTTCTGCCTTGTTGTTGGGCAGCAGAGATGGCCGATCGACTCATTTTCTGTTGAGCCTCCACCATTGCGCCTTGGGTCTTTTGTTGTTGGCGTTGGCGAAGTTGAGCAGTGGTCAGTTTGCCCTCACGAGAGCTTTGCGCGTTGCCACTTCCCGAACTTCCGCAGGGCTGACCACTTCCCGATTTTCGTCCGGGGGCTTTGGTCTTGGTCCGTTTGGAAGTGGCGGAAGTGCGTAATTCATCGGCTTGCTCAATGAGTGCTGTCAGCTCCGCAGAGTCATCTTCATAGCGATCTTTCAGCTCAATGTCCAGACTGGCGGAGACTTCCACGAGGAGTTCCATTCCATAAAGTTCTGTCAGTTCTTCGATCGTCATGGTTCAACTCCATATTGTTTGAAAGCGAGATTGAGCAAAACGGGCTGAGTTCGCAGTTTGGCGTAGAGTTGTCGGCTATGGATCCCTGGAGCTAAGGCCAGAAAGCGGCGCATTCTTTGGATTTCCAAGAGTTCTGTTTCAGTCAGGGGGCTACGGATGGGGATCCCCAAGGCTTTGAGATCGCGAAGCAATCGTTTTCGATCTCGATCTCCTAGCTGGTGCCGCGCTCCGGACGTGGTGTAGACAACGGTTTCACCACACTGCCATTGGGCTAGGCAAATCGTATTCATGGGTATTGGATGTTCTAGGGTGGCACCACATTGGTACGGACTAAAGTTCCAG belongs to Alkalinema sp. FACHB-956 and includes:
- a CDS encoding AAA-like domain-containing protein — translated: METSSRSTIRIFISYKRGVTPDEPVALEVFRAFSQDYSVFIDQTMTVGTQWAAQIEAELRQADYFIPLLSGYSVSSEMVKGEIETAYHLGKQHGKPKLLPVRVAYQEPFQYPLSAYLNEINWAFWQDPQDTERLLAELRRAIAGNSLSIETAQAKADLIQASVPSPIPQPQPFAQPIPTLEMPEGTMAPESAFYVEREADEIALKTIQRQGVTITIKGPRQMGKSSLLLRTIGAAGAMNKRVAFLDFQLFDKTALTDANQFFRQFCVWLTDVLEMDDRVQELWNDALGHCQNCTRYVQRYLLKELGVPMVLAMDEVECIFDTEFRSDFFSMLRSWHNSRATMPVWKQLDLALVTSTEPYQLIDNLNQSPFNVGQVLELTDFNAEQVMVLNQRHGSPLSLTQVGQLMELLGGHPYLTRRALYLVATQQITIDHLFEQAAHERGPFGDHLRYHLFRMHDKQELVHGLLQVLNKQTCQDERLFFRLRGAGLVRRDGQRVVPRCQLYAAFFQEHLHG
- a CDS encoding AAA-like domain-containing protein gives rise to the protein MADSNIYTVGGTVQANEEGVYIPRAADRDLLALCQEGVFAYVLTPRQMGKSSLMVRTAQTLEEEGVRSAIVDLQDLGSKVTAEQWYLGLVVKLTDQLMLDTDGVEWWQAHEHLGLSQRLTLFCERVLLAEVAEPVVVFVDEIDSTLTLEFTDDFFAAIRYLYVARAQVPAFRQLSFVLIGVATPGDLIQDAKRTPFNIGRRVDLTDFTLAEALPLAEGFGLPEAEARRVLQEVLDWTNGHPYLTQRLCAVIAAAYRDGLIQGFDPVEIEQLVTETFLGARSEQDNNLQFVRDMLTKRAPDIEQVLTVYRDVWKGRDVLDEEQSIIKSHLKMSGVVWREGRVLRMRNRIYRQVFDLGWIQRHWPVNWAKRLQRTAMVLAAVLLVLSLPLAIFGWSQYLTVQKEKQQVQGEKQQLDTLAKRVHADRLWLDGMGLDALLEATHAAKTLKNLGQDTNPDLRMMLIGTLREIVYGIQEKNRLESHTGIVTSVNFSPNSTMIASGSWDKTVKIWSVDGRLLRTLTGHADGVKSVSFSPNGTMIASGGWKNDKTVKIWSVDGRLLRTLTGHADGVKSVSFSPDSQLIASGSNDMTVRLWRVENGKFLKALKGHDDEVNSISFSPNGRLIARASGQQEKTVRLWRVESGQFLKALKGHSDGIESVSFSPNGNIIASGSWDRTVKIWSVEGNLLKTLKGHLAPIMSVSFSPDGSMIASASRDKTVRLWILQRRGPEALQGHSKNVTSVSFSPDGRIIASGSKDKTIKLWTREGQLLKTLQGHTDDVYSVNFSPDGRIIASGSKDKTIKLWTREGQLLKTLQGHTGDVYSMNFSPDGRIIASGSKDKTIKLWTREGQLLKTLQGHTGDVYSVNFSPNGRMLVSGSWDATVRLWSIDGQLLKTMLHSDGVQSVGFNRDGHVIASASRDKTIKLWSIDGQILTTLPGHRDSLSSASFSPDGKTIASGSADKTVILWNLDLDNLMTRSCHWLHDYLQSNPNVSPEDKKLCDSIAK
- a CDS encoding tyrosine-type recombinase/integrase; protein product: MPKVDRNGQAAVLQADDLDRVFAQLPQPHRLIFQIAYYTAARIGEVVQLQAEDVLKSHLVYRAQNTKTKRTREVAIAPPLRKLLDQAQLPRSGYLFPGRFGGHLTTRACDKALRETVDYLGIRGVSTHSFRRSLLTYL
- a CDS encoding glutathionylspermidine synthase family protein, with amino-acid sequence MGNERRAFFEQYRDSFSWYEPQDYAYYGVIPVEPSLIEAIQQAAQAVWQVLLSAGSVMQGFSDEQLLAYGYFPETFDLLRSTAQPPFIARCDFAVTPEGIYLLECNAEVATFIVETFKMNGLVARHFGYDDPNAHSEQILRDGLNDYLKLAAAAIGKDLENCNVIFAAIGDAPEDVGTAEYLASLSQHPAWFCPIESISMDETAAYDDEDEPIDILYRVYPTEWMIEDRDPQTGDSLWAALEPLVFDRKLALINPVNCMVLQNKALLALSTELYGQQNDSALSQTVQRHFLPTYMTPDALKPPYVAKPTFGREGSEVEIVKGTEQATLFNPAPEYAVFPKVYQQYVEMPVLELEGKTYSQQFSCFLVNGQPTGVAVRVGDLVINNLAKFVPIGYPKILG